In Gigantopelta aegis isolate Gae_Host chromosome 14, Gae_host_genome, whole genome shotgun sequence, the following proteins share a genomic window:
- the LOC121388914 gene encoding globin-like: MGLSEAQATSVKGTWKKVAENLKDHAVKIFVKFLSDNPEQQAFFKKFEVVAKEDLAGNEDVSKHAMVVMTALGEYIDVIDNADSLKKAVKPVAESHKPRKITLPNFQKMFPVIVDYVVTNVDGDKEAWTTALETIGTAISTQQ, translated from the exons ATGGGACTGTCGGAAGCTCAAGCTACCTCTGTCAAGGGAACGTGGAAAAAAGTTGCGGAAAACCTAAAGGACCATGCAGTTAAAATCTTTGTCAA gTTTTTGAGTGACAATCCTGAGCAGCAAGCGTTCTTCAAGAAATTTGAGGTTGTGGCCAAAGAGGACCTGGCTGGAAATGAGGATGTATCAAAACACGCGATggtagtgatgacggctctgggCGAATACATCGACGTCATTGATAATGCAGACAGCTTGAAGAAAGCTGTGAAACCAGTGGCCGAAAGTCACAAGCCCAGAAAGATCACCTTGCCCAACTTCCAG AAAATGTTTCCAGTAATAGTTGACTACGTGGTGACAAACGTCGACGGCGACAAGGAGGCGTGGACGACGGCTCTGGAAACGATCGGCACCGCGATCAGTACACAGCAATGA
- the LOC121388726 gene encoding uncharacterized protein LOC121388726 isoform X2, translating to MTDVELTQIRPLPSEGQTNMGSSQTGLLNNSLGDGRHANGNSHSHPETETFISQPRRPKTCTHMLCKDRKRRLIVIVSIIVVVVLIASVCVGIYSSVNAERGRSSSGDGSEYTVVITNLPGATSQPLNPYLIAVTSFKSFPDPGDSKLFEVTFENRTTLTVNGHKTGDATVFSLYSVTIRNVSGDECQIRFKGQQSFASVMLPDGAIINYDWSHGFHEMEIKIFSLPSAKTNSSVPLSHAVSVDLGHYTTRFYRISKTIADVSKRPPLGDFTRDVCASRLPLKVTKCGGQYPYEGAFIRGILTSEQDYHQTTSALPLEKDEDECFSQSSVDNTPNFYLPLPNTLRQKESWKNTFCASGAKLFAQLCSAIDGTVPEMDGDMCLDVSKRVQFNHFNRQQDIFKSCYSVFHSLRLMCSSLGYSTSKSRTVNLMDFGWSESDAFYSLCESSQSLPNSVPASKINLNIFTYCPSVPPVEWYSQTIDLTQNHSNSLQSMLHLNCFPSPEVTYLYLGHKLSGVRSSSPTLDRLKHIFKICSVCSFHETIQVQVLLDESTCRNTCSDNDLLEIEPTEFPKEVMTYDQHRSVYCHSFLSLYDNLLTPVDKKCVSECRSKFTVEFKMFNSKHLYYHQVLMCFHEEGLSCKMTFGK from the coding sequence ATGACTGACGTGGAGCTGACCCAGATTCGACCTCTTCCGTCCGAGGGGCAGACGAACATGGGGTCGTCTCAGACTGGACTCCTCAACAACTCTCTCGGTGATGGCCGCCATGCAAACGGAAACAGTCATTCGCATCCGGAAACCGAAACTTTTATCAGCCAGCCTCGCCGACCGAAGACCTGCACACACATGCTGTGCAAGGATCGTAAACGGAGACTCATAGTGATAGTGTCCATCATCGTGGTGGTTGTTCTCATAGCCTCTGTGTGTGTTGGAATATACTCGAGTGTCAACGCAGAGCGAGGACGCTCGTCGTCCGGCGATGGAAGCGAGTATACAGTCGTGATCACAAATCTGCCGGGAGCTACGTCACAGCCGCTGAATCCTTACCTAATCGCGGTGACAAGCTTCAAGTCATTCCCCGACCCGGGGGACAGTAAGCTGTTCGAGGTGACGTTCGAAAACAGAACGACTCTCACGGTGAACGGTCACAAGACCGGGGACGCGACCGTGTTTTCCTTGTACTCCGTGACTATCAGGAACGTCAGCGGGGACGAGTGCCAGATCAGATTTAAAGGGCAGCAAAGCTTTGCCTCTGTGATGCTCCCCGATGGTGCAATAATTAACTACGACTGGTCGCACGGATTCCACGAGATGgaaatcaaaatattttcctTGCCAAGCGCCAAGACCAACTCGTCCGTTCCCCTATCGCACGCCGTTTCAGTGGATCTCGGTCACTATACAACCAGGTTCTACCGAATCTCAAAGACAATAGCAGACGTATCAAAACGCCCGCCTCTCGGCGACTTCACGCGCGACGTCTGCGCGTCGCGCCTGCCGCTGAAGGTAACAAAATGCGGCGGGCAGTACCCGTACGAAGGAGCATTCATCAGAGGTATTCTGACGTCAGAACAGGACTACCATCAGACGACATCGGCGTTGCCTCTTGAGAAGGACGAGGATGAATGTTTTTCCCAGTCCTCGGTTGACAATACGCCGAATTTTTACTTGCCTCTGCCCAACACTTTGCGACAAAAGGAATCGTGGAAAAACACCTTCTGTGCCAGCGGGGCCAAACTGTTTGCCCAGTTGTGTTCAGCCATTGATGGCACCGTCCCAGAGATGGATGGAGATATGTGTTTGGATGTCTCGAAGAGAGTGCAATTCAACCACTTCAACAGGCAGCAGGATATTTTCAAAAGCTGCTATTCGGTGTTCCATTCCTTGCGCCTTATGTGTTCATCTCTCGGATACTCCACGTCAAAATCAAGAACTGTGAATCTCATGGACTTCGGCTGGTCTGAATCTGATGCGTTCTACAGCCTGTGCGAAAGCAGTCAGTCACTTCCGAACAGTGTGCCAGCTTCGAAGATTAACTTGAATATTTTCACGTATTGTCCGTCCGTCCCTCCCGTAGAATGGTACAGTCAAACAATAGATCTGACTCAAAATCATTCCAACAGCCTTCAGAGTATGCTTCATCTCAACTGTTTCCCATCACCGGAAGTGACGTATCTCTACCTCGGACACAAGTTAAGTGGGGTGCGATCATCCAGTCCGACTCTGGACCGACTGAAGCACATATTTAAGATCTGTTCTGTGTGCTCCTTCCACGAAACCATCCAAGTCCAAGTCCTCCTCGACGAAAGCACGTGCCGAAACACGTGCTCTGACAATGATCTTCTGGAGATTGAACCAACGGAATTCCCGAAGGAGGTTATGACTTACGACCAACATCGCAGCGTGTACTGCCACAGTTTCTTATCTCTGTACGACAACCTTCTTACGCCGGTTGACAAAAAATGCGTCAGCGAATGTCGTTCAAAATTTACCGTGGAATTCAAGATGTTCAACTCGAAACATTTGTACTACCACCAGGTCTTAATGTGTTTTCACGAAGAAGGTTTATCGTGTAAAATGACTTTTGGAAAGTAG
- the LOC121388726 gene encoding uncharacterized protein LOC121388726 isoform X1, which translates to MLDSSVKTMTDVELTQIRPLPSEGQTNMGSSQTGLLNNSLGDGRHANGNSHSHPETETFISQPRRPKTCTHMLCKDRKRRLIVIVSIIVVVVLIASVCVGIYSSVNAERGRSSSGDGSEYTVVITNLPGATSQPLNPYLIAVTSFKSFPDPGDSKLFEVTFENRTTLTVNGHKTGDATVFSLYSVTIRNVSGDECQIRFKGQQSFASVMLPDGAIINYDWSHGFHEMEIKIFSLPSAKTNSSVPLSHAVSVDLGHYTTRFYRISKTIADVSKRPPLGDFTRDVCASRLPLKVTKCGGQYPYEGAFIRGILTSEQDYHQTTSALPLEKDEDECFSQSSVDNTPNFYLPLPNTLRQKESWKNTFCASGAKLFAQLCSAIDGTVPEMDGDMCLDVSKRVQFNHFNRQQDIFKSCYSVFHSLRLMCSSLGYSTSKSRTVNLMDFGWSESDAFYSLCESSQSLPNSVPASKINLNIFTYCPSVPPVEWYSQTIDLTQNHSNSLQSMLHLNCFPSPEVTYLYLGHKLSGVRSSSPTLDRLKHIFKICSVCSFHETIQVQVLLDESTCRNTCSDNDLLEIEPTEFPKEVMTYDQHRSVYCHSFLSLYDNLLTPVDKKCVSECRSKFTVEFKMFNSKHLYYHQVLMCFHEEGLSCKMTFGK; encoded by the coding sequence ACGATGACTGACGTGGAGCTGACCCAGATTCGACCTCTTCCGTCCGAGGGGCAGACGAACATGGGGTCGTCTCAGACTGGACTCCTCAACAACTCTCTCGGTGATGGCCGCCATGCAAACGGAAACAGTCATTCGCATCCGGAAACCGAAACTTTTATCAGCCAGCCTCGCCGACCGAAGACCTGCACACACATGCTGTGCAAGGATCGTAAACGGAGACTCATAGTGATAGTGTCCATCATCGTGGTGGTTGTTCTCATAGCCTCTGTGTGTGTTGGAATATACTCGAGTGTCAACGCAGAGCGAGGACGCTCGTCGTCCGGCGATGGAAGCGAGTATACAGTCGTGATCACAAATCTGCCGGGAGCTACGTCACAGCCGCTGAATCCTTACCTAATCGCGGTGACAAGCTTCAAGTCATTCCCCGACCCGGGGGACAGTAAGCTGTTCGAGGTGACGTTCGAAAACAGAACGACTCTCACGGTGAACGGTCACAAGACCGGGGACGCGACCGTGTTTTCCTTGTACTCCGTGACTATCAGGAACGTCAGCGGGGACGAGTGCCAGATCAGATTTAAAGGGCAGCAAAGCTTTGCCTCTGTGATGCTCCCCGATGGTGCAATAATTAACTACGACTGGTCGCACGGATTCCACGAGATGgaaatcaaaatattttcctTGCCAAGCGCCAAGACCAACTCGTCCGTTCCCCTATCGCACGCCGTTTCAGTGGATCTCGGTCACTATACAACCAGGTTCTACCGAATCTCAAAGACAATAGCAGACGTATCAAAACGCCCGCCTCTCGGCGACTTCACGCGCGACGTCTGCGCGTCGCGCCTGCCGCTGAAGGTAACAAAATGCGGCGGGCAGTACCCGTACGAAGGAGCATTCATCAGAGGTATTCTGACGTCAGAACAGGACTACCATCAGACGACATCGGCGTTGCCTCTTGAGAAGGACGAGGATGAATGTTTTTCCCAGTCCTCGGTTGACAATACGCCGAATTTTTACTTGCCTCTGCCCAACACTTTGCGACAAAAGGAATCGTGGAAAAACACCTTCTGTGCCAGCGGGGCCAAACTGTTTGCCCAGTTGTGTTCAGCCATTGATGGCACCGTCCCAGAGATGGATGGAGATATGTGTTTGGATGTCTCGAAGAGAGTGCAATTCAACCACTTCAACAGGCAGCAGGATATTTTCAAAAGCTGCTATTCGGTGTTCCATTCCTTGCGCCTTATGTGTTCATCTCTCGGATACTCCACGTCAAAATCAAGAACTGTGAATCTCATGGACTTCGGCTGGTCTGAATCTGATGCGTTCTACAGCCTGTGCGAAAGCAGTCAGTCACTTCCGAACAGTGTGCCAGCTTCGAAGATTAACTTGAATATTTTCACGTATTGTCCGTCCGTCCCTCCCGTAGAATGGTACAGTCAAACAATAGATCTGACTCAAAATCATTCCAACAGCCTTCAGAGTATGCTTCATCTCAACTGTTTCCCATCACCGGAAGTGACGTATCTCTACCTCGGACACAAGTTAAGTGGGGTGCGATCATCCAGTCCGACTCTGGACCGACTGAAGCACATATTTAAGATCTGTTCTGTGTGCTCCTTCCACGAAACCATCCAAGTCCAAGTCCTCCTCGACGAAAGCACGTGCCGAAACACGTGCTCTGACAATGATCTTCTGGAGATTGAACCAACGGAATTCCCGAAGGAGGTTATGACTTACGACCAACATCGCAGCGTGTACTGCCACAGTTTCTTATCTCTGTACGACAACCTTCTTACGCCGGTTGACAAAAAATGCGTCAGCGAATGTCGTTCAAAATTTACCGTGGAATTCAAGATGTTCAACTCGAAACATTTGTACTACCACCAGGTCTTAATGTGTTTTCACGAAGAAGGTTTATCGTGTAAAATGACTTTTGGAAAGTAG